Proteins encoded by one window of Bos javanicus breed banteng chromosome 22, ARS-OSU_banteng_1.0, whole genome shotgun sequence:
- the KBTBD8 gene encoding kelch repeat and BTB domain-containing protein 8 isoform X1: MAASADLSKSSPTPNGIPSSDTASDAMDPFHACSILKQLKTMYDEGQLTDIVVEVDHGKTFSCHRNVLAAISPYFRSMFTSGLTESTQKEVRIVGVEAESMDLVLNYAYTSRVVLTEANVQALFTAASIFQIPSIQDQCAKYMISHLDPQNSIGVFIFADHYGHQELGDRSKEYIRKKFLCVTKEQEFLQLTKDQLISILDSDDLNVDREEHVYESIVRWFEHEQNEREVHLPEIFAKCIRFPLMEDTFIEKIPPQFAQAIAKSCVEKGPASPNGCTQRLGMTASEMIICFDAAHKHSGKKQTVPCLDIFTGRVFKLCKPPNDLREVGILVSPDNDIYIAGGYRPSSSEVSIDHKAENDFWMYDHSTNRWLSKPSLLRARIGCKLVYCCGKMYAIGGRVYEGDGRNSLKSVECYDSRENRWTTVCAMPVAMEFHNAVEYKEKIYVLQGEFFLFYEPQKDYWGFLTPMTVPRIQGLAAVYKNSIYYIAGTCGNHQRMFTVEAYDIELNKWTRKKDFPCDESINPYLKLVLFQNKLHLFVRATQVTVEEHVFRTSRKNSLYQYDDITDQWMKVYETPDRLWDLGRHFECAVAKLYPQCLQKVL; encoded by the exons ATTTAAGTAAGTCTTCCCCAACACCGAATGGAATACCATCTTCAGACACAGCCAGCGATGCCATGGACCCCTTCCATGCTTGCAGTATTCTTAAGCAACTCAAAACAATGTACGATGAAGGACAGCTGACAGACATTGTAGTGGAAGTGGATCACGGGAAAACATTTTCCTGTCATAGAAACGTTCTTGCTGCAATCAGCCCTTATTTCAG ATCCATGTTCACTAGCGGCCTTACAGAAAGCACTCAAAAAGAAGTTCGAATTGTTGGTGTTGAAGCCGAGTCGATGGATTTAGTGTTGAACTATGCCTATACCTCCAGAGTTGTTCTGACAGAGGCCAATGTTCAAGCCTTGTTCACTGCAGCTAGCATCTTCCAGATTCCCTCCATCCAAGACCAGTGTGccaagtacatgatcagtcatttggACCCACAAAATTCTATCGGGGTCTTCATCTTCGCTGATCATTATGGTCATCAGGAACTTGGAGATCGATCTAAAGAATACATTCGTAAAAAGTTCCTGTGTGTCACCAAAGAACAGGAGTTTCTTCAGCTGACAAAAGACCAACTGATAAGTATCCTAGACAGTGATGATTTAAACGTAGACCGGGAAGAGCATGTTTATGAGAGTATTGTAAGGTGGTTTGaacatgaacagaatgaaagagAAGTGCACCTTCCAGAAATTTTTGCCAAATGCATACGTTTTCCTCTGATGGAAGACACCTTTATAGAGAAAATTCCACCTCAGTTTGCACAGGCTATCGCCAAAAGCTGTGTGGAAAAGGGACCAGCCAGTCCCAATGGCTGTACACAGAGACTTGGAATGACTGCATCGGAAATGATCATATGTTTCGACGCAGCCCACAAACACTCAGGAAAGAAGCAAACAGTGCCTTGTCTAGATATATTCACAGGAAGAGTGTTCAAACTATGCAAACCACCAAATGATCTAAGAGAAGTTGGAATTCTTGTATCACCAGATAATGATATTTACATTGCAGGAGGTTACAGGCCAAGCAGCAGTGAGGTATCCATTGACCACAAGGCAGAAAATGATTTCTGGATGTATGACCATTCCACCAATAGGTGGCTTTCCAAACCTTCCTTGCTTCGAGCCAGAATAGGCTGCAAACTGGTGTACTGCTGTGGTAAGATGTATGCAATTGGAGGGCGTGTCTACGAAGGTGATGGGAGAAACTCACTAAAATCTGTGGAGTGCTATGACAGCAGAGAGAACCGCTGGACTACTGTTTGCGCCATGCCTGTTGCAATGGAGTTTCATAATGCCGTGGAATACAAAGAGAAGATCTATGTTTTACAGG gaGAGTTTTTCCTCTTCTATGAGCCTCAGAAAGACTACTGGGGTTTCTTAACCCCCATGACTGTGCCTAGAATCCAGGGCTTAGCAGCTGTATACAAGAACTCTATCTACTACATAGCTGGAACCTGTGGAAATCATCAGCGGATGTTTACTGTAGAAGCCTATGATATTGAGCTCAATAAGTGGACTCGTAAGAAGGACTTTCCATGTGATGAGTCCATAAACCCATACCTTAAACTGGTACTTTTCCAGAATAAGCTCCATTTATTTGTTCGAGCTACTCAAGTGACCGTTGAAGAACATGTCTTCAGAACCAGCAGAAAAAATTCCCTTTACCAGTATGATGATATCACTGACCAATGGATGAAAGTGTATGAGACCCCAGATCGCCTCTGGGACCTCGGCCGGCATTTTGAATGTGCTGTTGCTAAACTGTATCCTCAGTGTCTTCAGAAAGTCCTTTAA
- the KBTBD8 gene encoding kelch repeat and BTB domain-containing protein 8 isoform X2 has protein sequence MFTSGLTESTQKEVRIVGVEAESMDLVLNYAYTSRVVLTEANVQALFTAASIFQIPSIQDQCAKYMISHLDPQNSIGVFIFADHYGHQELGDRSKEYIRKKFLCVTKEQEFLQLTKDQLISILDSDDLNVDREEHVYESIVRWFEHEQNEREVHLPEIFAKCIRFPLMEDTFIEKIPPQFAQAIAKSCVEKGPASPNGCTQRLGMTASEMIICFDAAHKHSGKKQTVPCLDIFTGRVFKLCKPPNDLREVGILVSPDNDIYIAGGYRPSSSEVSIDHKAENDFWMYDHSTNRWLSKPSLLRARIGCKLVYCCGKMYAIGGRVYEGDGRNSLKSVECYDSRENRWTTVCAMPVAMEFHNAVEYKEKIYVLQGEFFLFYEPQKDYWGFLTPMTVPRIQGLAAVYKNSIYYIAGTCGNHQRMFTVEAYDIELNKWTRKKDFPCDESINPYLKLVLFQNKLHLFVRATQVTVEEHVFRTSRKNSLYQYDDITDQWMKVYETPDRLWDLGRHFECAVAKLYPQCLQKVL, from the exons ATGTTCACTAGCGGCCTTACAGAAAGCACTCAAAAAGAAGTTCGAATTGTTGGTGTTGAAGCCGAGTCGATGGATTTAGTGTTGAACTATGCCTATACCTCCAGAGTTGTTCTGACAGAGGCCAATGTTCAAGCCTTGTTCACTGCAGCTAGCATCTTCCAGATTCCCTCCATCCAAGACCAGTGTGccaagtacatgatcagtcatttggACCCACAAAATTCTATCGGGGTCTTCATCTTCGCTGATCATTATGGTCATCAGGAACTTGGAGATCGATCTAAAGAATACATTCGTAAAAAGTTCCTGTGTGTCACCAAAGAACAGGAGTTTCTTCAGCTGACAAAAGACCAACTGATAAGTATCCTAGACAGTGATGATTTAAACGTAGACCGGGAAGAGCATGTTTATGAGAGTATTGTAAGGTGGTTTGaacatgaacagaatgaaagagAAGTGCACCTTCCAGAAATTTTTGCCAAATGCATACGTTTTCCTCTGATGGAAGACACCTTTATAGAGAAAATTCCACCTCAGTTTGCACAGGCTATCGCCAAAAGCTGTGTGGAAAAGGGACCAGCCAGTCCCAATGGCTGTACACAGAGACTTGGAATGACTGCATCGGAAATGATCATATGTTTCGACGCAGCCCACAAACACTCAGGAAAGAAGCAAACAGTGCCTTGTCTAGATATATTCACAGGAAGAGTGTTCAAACTATGCAAACCACCAAATGATCTAAGAGAAGTTGGAATTCTTGTATCACCAGATAATGATATTTACATTGCAGGAGGTTACAGGCCAAGCAGCAGTGAGGTATCCATTGACCACAAGGCAGAAAATGATTTCTGGATGTATGACCATTCCACCAATAGGTGGCTTTCCAAACCTTCCTTGCTTCGAGCCAGAATAGGCTGCAAACTGGTGTACTGCTGTGGTAAGATGTATGCAATTGGAGGGCGTGTCTACGAAGGTGATGGGAGAAACTCACTAAAATCTGTGGAGTGCTATGACAGCAGAGAGAACCGCTGGACTACTGTTTGCGCCATGCCTGTTGCAATGGAGTTTCATAATGCCGTGGAATACAAAGAGAAGATCTATGTTTTACAGG gaGAGTTTTTCCTCTTCTATGAGCCTCAGAAAGACTACTGGGGTTTCTTAACCCCCATGACTGTGCCTAGAATCCAGGGCTTAGCAGCTGTATACAAGAACTCTATCTACTACATAGCTGGAACCTGTGGAAATCATCAGCGGATGTTTACTGTAGAAGCCTATGATATTGAGCTCAATAAGTGGACTCGTAAGAAGGACTTTCCATGTGATGAGTCCATAAACCCATACCTTAAACTGGTACTTTTCCAGAATAAGCTCCATTTATTTGTTCGAGCTACTCAAGTGACCGTTGAAGAACATGTCTTCAGAACCAGCAGAAAAAATTCCCTTTACCAGTATGATGATATCACTGACCAATGGATGAAAGTGTATGAGACCCCAGATCGCCTCTGGGACCTCGGCCGGCATTTTGAATGTGCTGTTGCTAAACTGTATCCTCAGTGTCTTCAGAAAGTCCTTTAA